In Zingiber officinale cultivar Zhangliang chromosome 6A, Zo_v1.1, whole genome shotgun sequence, a single genomic region encodes these proteins:
- the LOC121994752 gene encoding U3 small nucleolar ribonucleoprotein protein MPP10-like codes for MSTRNDSGPGDRESGHFDDVERAPILPSKPPMETKEMDENKSKKGLAEIYEEEYAQKTGLAPALLSASDKLKIEVSMLFKKISLKLDALSHFHFAPKPVIEDMSIQVNVPALAMEEVAPLAVSDATILAPEEIFHGKGNIKEEAELTKEERKRRQANQKRRFRYEEIYMDSICETWCWTDT; via the exons ATGTCGACTAGGAATGACTCTGGTCCAGGAGATAGAGAATCT GGTCATTTTGATGACGTTGAAAGAGCACCTATCTTGCCATCTAAACCCCCTATGGAGACCAAAGAGATG gatgaaaataagagtaagaaGGGTCTTGCTGAGATATATGAG gAAGAATATGCGCAGAAGACGGGTCTAGCTCcagctcttctttctgcttctgaTAAACTTAAGATTGAGGTAT CAATGCTATTCAAAAAGATTTCCTTAAAGTTGGATGCACTGTCTCACTTCCATTTTGCTCCAAAGCCG gttattgaggacatgtctatacaagtcaatgtacctgctctagcaatggaagag GTTGCTCCATTGGCCGTCTCAGATGCGACTATCCTTGCCcctgaggagatttttcatggaaaaggaaacatcaaagaagaggcagagttaacaaaagaagagaggaaaaggagacaggccaaccagaaaagaagatttag atatgaggagatctacatggACAGTATTTGcgagacgtggtgttggacggacacgtaa